Proteins encoded by one window of Azospirillum thiophilum:
- a CDS encoding transporter substrate-binding domain-containing protein, with amino-acid sequence MIAAPGLLPGLFLGLLLALAGTAAAQQGASPPPVGERPVLAEIERRGVVRCGVSFNPGFAANDDNGRPVGFMVDLCRALAAAVLGKADAIEIRRLSKPQEFAAVAAGDVDVSFAQTSWTLTRDATYAVDFGPPVFHDVQGIAAWRLPDGRSALESGELTICVPVGTTTQAELEALLARGDRPWKLRLYPGWPDALEAFLSRDCAALSADRAPLTTALHVLEQPRGSMEIADAPLASASSSPELSSLPSREPITPLTPNADRMWMAAVRWTMYALFLADDAGVTGANANFQRITGSSEMRRLLSGLPQVAVKAGLRPDWAYQAIVQVGNYGEIFERNLGAHSPFKLERGPNRPWTQGGLLYAPVFQ; translated from the coding sequence GTGATCGCCGCGCCGGGCCTGCTGCCGGGTCTGTTTCTGGGCCTGCTGCTGGCTCTTGCCGGGACCGCCGCGGCCCAGCAGGGCGCATCCCCGCCCCCGGTCGGCGAGCGCCCGGTGCTGGCCGAGATCGAGCGGCGCGGGGTCGTGCGCTGCGGGGTGTCCTTCAATCCCGGATTCGCCGCCAACGACGACAACGGACGGCCGGTCGGATTCATGGTCGATCTGTGCCGCGCGCTGGCCGCCGCGGTGCTGGGCAAGGCCGACGCCATCGAGATCCGCCGCCTGTCGAAACCGCAGGAGTTCGCCGCCGTCGCCGCCGGAGATGTCGACGTTTCCTTTGCCCAGACCTCGTGGACGCTGACGCGCGACGCCACCTATGCCGTCGATTTCGGCCCGCCTGTCTTCCACGACGTGCAGGGGATCGCCGCATGGCGGCTGCCCGACGGCCGGTCGGCGCTGGAGAGCGGCGAGCTGACGATCTGCGTGCCGGTCGGCACCACGACCCAGGCCGAACTGGAGGCGCTGCTGGCCCGCGGCGACCGGCCATGGAAACTGCGCCTCTATCCCGGCTGGCCCGACGCGCTGGAAGCCTTCCTCAGCCGCGACTGCGCGGCGCTCAGCGCCGACCGGGCGCCGCTGACCACCGCGCTGCATGTGCTGGAGCAGCCGCGCGGGTCGATGGAGATCGCCGACGCGCCCCTGGCCTCCGCAAGCTCTTCGCCCGAGCTCTCGTCCCTGCCCTCGCGCGAGCCGATCACGCCGCTGACGCCGAATGCCGACCGGATGTGGATGGCGGCGGTGCGCTGGACGATGTACGCGCTGTTCCTGGCCGACGATGCCGGCGTCACCGGGGCCAACGCCAATTTCCAGCGCATCACCGGCAGCAGCGAGATGCGCCGGCTGCTGTCCGGTCTGCCGCAGGTGGCGGTCAAGGCCGGGCTGCGGCCCGACTGGGCCTATCAGGCGATCGTGCAGGTCGGAAACTACGGTGAGATCTTCGAGCGCAACCTGGGAGCCCATTCCCCCTTCAAGCTGGAGCGCGGG